TAGTGGCATAGCACAGACATCCAAAAACCTTAAGGTGATCAAAGGAAGGTGGAACACCATGAAAGCGTTCATAAGGGGACTTGCCAGAAAGAACTGAGGAGGGCAGTCTGTTAATTAAGAAGCCTGCAGTCAAAATGCAATCACCCCAGAATTTTAAAGGTGCATGAGCTTGAAATCGAAGAGCTCTGGCCATCTCAAGTAAATGCATATGCTTGCGTTCAGCCACTCCATTTTGTTGCGGAGTATAGACACAAGAACTTTGATGAATTATACCAAGAGATGTGAATAGACTGGAACATTGAGAATTGAAAAACTCTAGACCATTATTTGATCGGATGACTTTAATAGAAGCTGAAAATTGAGTTTTAATTAAAGTAAGAAAAGCCCTGATCAAAACAACCACATCACTTTTCATTCTCATCAGATAAATCCAGGTCATTCTAGAGTAATTATCCACAATGGTGAGAAAGGATCTATGACCATTGTAAGTACTTTTTCTATATGGACCCCAAACATCCATATATACAAGTTCAAAAAGGGATACAGTTTTCTAAGTACTAATGGGGAAAGGGGATCTAGTCTGCCTTGATAAAGGACAGATAATACAAGACAGAGATCCTTTATTAGACAAATAACCCTTCAAAGAAGAAATTTTTTGTAGTACTACTATTGGTGCATGACCAAGTTGTTGATGCCAAATAGAACAAGAATCTGGAGGACTGGATGAGGGACATTGTTGATAGTTAGGTGTAGTTGAAACTGAAGGCTGGGAGACTGAAAGGGAAGATGTGTTGGCAGGTGATGGCTTCTTGATAGGTTGAAGTAGGTAGAGACCATCCTTCTCCttaccaatccccttcacctTGCCATTGCAAAGGTCCTGAAATACACAAAAGTCAGGATAAAAAGCTGCACAACACTGCAATTCTTTTGTTAACTTGGAAATGGATAGAAGATTGTATTTGAAATTAGGAACATAAAGCACATTGTGTAACTGATTATCAAACAATGAAACAGTTCCAATGTGAGTGACTGAGGTGGTATGACCATTAGGTAAATGGATTCTACTAGAGTTGGGAGTCACGAGTGATGGGTTAAGTAAATTATGCAAGCTTGAGACCATGTGATTCGTGGCTCCAGTGTCAATCACCCATGGATCAGTGGCAGTTGCACTAGCAGAAAAAATATCAGGGAGACAACTAGGTATACCTGCCATGTTGGCTGCAGCTTCTTGAGAAGGTGGTTCCTTAGCGATCAAGTTCAAGATCTGCTGGTATTGTTCAGGAGTGAAGACCGGGAAAGTAACTGTTGGAACAACTCCAGTAGTGCATGGCACAAGCATGGTAGATGCTGTACTCTCTGTCAGATTGGCATTGTTTGCCATAGGACCCCTGGTAGTCCCAAAGTTGTTCCCAACAAGTTGATTAGGCTCGTGATTCTGCACTTTGTCAAAGGACTTCCTTCTATTGAACTTGGCATTTTGTGGATATCCGACCAATTTATAGCAATTCTCCCTCTTGTGTCCTTTCATATTGCAATAGTCACAATAAAGACTAGTATTCTTCTTGAATCTATTTCCTTGTGTGGATGCCAATATTGTTGAGTCATTTAAATCCAGTTGTTGTAATGGTTGAGCACACTGTGAAATCATATTGGACTGCAGCCGCTGACTCTCGTCTTGCATTATCATGTTGTAAGCCTGGTTTAGTGATGGACTGGGCACTGTTAACAGAATTTGATTTCGTGATTGGGAGTAGGTCTCatttagacccatcaaaaattgcATAAGCTTTTGTTGTTCCATATGTTCTGCATATGCCCTGTCACCACCAGGCAGAGGAACTAAAGAGAGGTATTCGTCCCAGACATTACGCAGCCTAGAAAAGTACTCAGATACAGAATAGTATAGATTTCACGATGCAATAGATACACTCGTGTGAGATTCCTTTTATTACAGCGCTCTTTCAAGTCCATCCATACCTTATGCGCATTAGAAGAGTACATAAGGCCATTTGCTAGCTCTTTTGACACGGAATTGGTAATTCATGACAAAACAAAAGCATTACATCTATCCCATTCATGTATCAAATCATCCTTATACATTTCCCGACAACAATTTCCATCTATAAACCCTATCTTATTTTTTGCTAGCAATGCAACTCTCATTGAATTACTCCAGGCAGTATAGTTTTCAATTCCAGTTAACTGCTGAGAAATTAAGATGCTACCTGGTGTATCCGATGGATGCAAATACAGTGGATTTTTAGGATGAATGTCGGTGAATTTCTCAATCGAGCCGACAATAACACGCTCTTCAGTTGTTGAAGTGTTTGGCATGATGAATCAATAAGAAAAATTGTAGATTTGACGACgacaaaaaattagggtttctgtGAACTCAATTAGTCcgagaaaattttagaaattgcACAATTTTCAACGAAATTCAACTCACCACGGACTGCAGTTGCTCAAACTCGTGGTGTTTCAACTCAAAGGACGACCGATCGgttgctttgataccatgttggaAGGATTGAGTGAGCTGTGAGAGACACTCAGTCGAGAAAAATGATAAGGAGCTTGTAGAGAGAGAAATAAAATTGGAAGAAATGAATCTTACACTTTTGTCATTCACTATACACACAATTATATGCATCCACCTGATTACTAACCATAACACCTAACCATAATTAACCTTTAACTACTAACTCTAGTTAACTAAACCTTACTCACTACGTACAAAATACTACTCTACAATTCATAGTACAAGGTACAGGTAAAATTTGCCACTAATACTTTCTACACTGGTAGTAATGAattttaacaaaagtcaaaagcAATGTATAAATAAAACATTAAGTATGAATAATTAATCCCTCGCGGTTTCCAAAAATCAAGCAGATATCTGTCTAATGAGCGGAATTGTccttaaaaaggaaataagatataaaacaattaaaaagtaaaaaaagaaaaatccaaaacaacGATTATCATTTTCAGTGATCAACTTGGACCATATTCCAAACGAGCTCCAAATATatcatatttcatcaaagcaatATAATCGATCTTTATGCAGCTACTCCCACCTTTCTGCCTAGAAACAATTATTTAACTACGGGCCATCGGTTTAAACACAAGAAAATGGTGTATGTTTGCATAAAAAGTGAAAATATGCAGATGTATGATACCTTGGGCCTATTCATAGAGCTGCCAAAATAACCTATTCCAAAAGATGAGGAAGAGTAAACAGCTGCAATCTCAACAGTTTGCAGCTTAGCCAAAGTACCCGCAACCTATGGACAACAGATCGCCAGCCAATGTGTAAGTTCCTTTATCTTTTTTTCCTTTAGATTGAAGCAGGGGAAACTAGAAAGATAAAGAAACACCGGAACGATCTTACTAATCTTGAAGGCTCTGCTTGAACTAGAAGGAATCCAGCACTACTTAAAGCACCACATTGGATGTTTTCTTGAACAGTTCGCAAAAACCTTTTTACAGGCAGAATCTTGTGACCTGCAGAAAGAAACAGGCCACTATCAAATTCAGGCGCGAAAAGCGAGATGAAACCTAATATGTGCatgttcaagttcaacaattcaACAATGACCACTAATGTTTAGTAAAATACATTGAATCTTGCAGGCAAAATTTTCTTCAATGCTAAAGGAGTTCAACAATCATATTGGCCACAACTAATAATAGGTAGAATTGTAATGGGGACAAGTGGGAAAGAAAATATCTTAGATACGTGGCAAACATACAGTGATGATGAAATACAACATTCCCGAGCAGCAAATCCTTTCATTAGATGCTCTCCAGCACCACTGACACAGCATCCCACAATAAATGGAGCTCCAAAAGGCCCTATTGACGATGCCCAGCAACCGGAACCATACATTGCTGCTAGCCCCACACGCCCACTTACCTATTAGAAGTTTAACGGCTGAAGAAATAAGCAATCCAACAAATTTATCAGCtcaatataaagaaaataatggAAAAGGACCTCTTCTCTTTCAACTACAATAAATCAGAGCCAGGAAAAGTTTCACAGCAATTAAGTTTGCTAAAGGAAATAATAGACATTGAAATCAAGAAAACTTTACACTCCGAGTAGATTGTACGGATACTGCTACGAAAACAGAAATGCAAAGCCCAACCAGAAACCAAAACCATGATAGAACTTTTAACTACTTCAATAATCTCATGGTTTTTAATCTTCACCTACATGGTGCTCGTATAAAATCAAAGTACATAATAAGCCTTTCAAGCAGTCAGTTATGACCTGAGAGTAAAGTGCAGAAAAAGGACATAAGAAGAACTATGCAGAAGAAAGGAGAGGAGGGTAAGAGGAAAAGAATAATATCATTCAACGTGTGAACATGATAAAGCCAACAGCTCATATCAAGCCAAAAGGAAGAAATCAGAACCACAAGCAATTGAGCTATGTAAAGCTTCTCAATATCCAACTAAATGACAAGGCTGATTTATACAGAGTAACCTCTTTCAAAAGATACTGAGAAGTTCAATAGAAGCAGCAGAGGTTATGGAAGATAGGCAAATACATGTATATTTGTTCCAACAGCACAAATAAAGAACTTTAAGGATCTCAGAGTTGTTAGCACTTAGCTTGCATGGCCCTGTGCTCACTACCCACCACTATGAACTCCTATCTATTAACAAATGCATGTTGTATTCTTCTTCCCTCATTGTTTTTTCTTTTGCGTAGAGTGGAAATCTAGGACTCAGGGATTTGAAAAGAATTTGAACTTGAAACCACATTAATGTTTGGAGTTACGTACTTTACAACATGACGCGAAAACACCATAGAAAATCGCATGTCGTTACAGTTCTTGTTTCTACATTAAGGTAACTTATTTAAAAAATGACGTGAAACACTGTAGAAAATTTGACGTAATGACtagtgtcacacctcttttttccgagGGATAGGGGGTttcccaatttaagtgacattattcgaaatgagattatttatttaattcaaagtcgtcacttagaaaaattatgatggtgttccaagtcaccggtttattttaaattcccaaatcgaggaaattgattctatttatggtccgcgaacacagaagactcggtaagaaattctgttaacccgagagaaggtgtgaggtactcccgagttccgtggttttagcacggtcgcttaacaattaatacctGGCTTAAATATCTGCATTATTACAGgtttaaaacctattgtgcatttttacttctaaccgcttttaattaattttaattgcTGTTTAGGAATTATGGGATTTATTTGAAGAAGTCACGATGTCGCTCACTTGTTTGTTTTTGTATATATTGCGAATCACGCCACGCGAAACATAGCCGTGATTCACAACacgtttattttaattattatttgaagttgtggtcaagtcgcgtgaaacacGCACTTGAGTTGAGATTTAcatatcgtgaccatgccacgggaactgtacccatagtcacgatgatttattaatcgcgcctaaagcaaactatgaatGTTTATGAGTTGTTTAATTCCTAATACTGCTTTGAGGTATATTGCAAGGTCATAAGAATTATGGAGAAATGTTGTTGACAGAATGTGTACAGATTGAGATAATTTTAAGGTAAATTGACGTAAGCATCACTGAATTCGAACGTCAGTTAATTATTCTATCATTTGAGACCCATAAGTTTGGAAAACGACTATTTGAAGAATCACGAATAATTAAGCCCAGAACTTTTGAAAATCCCTACATGCCTTGTATTTACAAAATCACTCAACCACTGAATGGCAGTATTATAgattaacaaaataaataaatggtttGAACAAATGAACTTCTATCAATTTAAACATTTGTAATTTACATGAACAGTCACCTAAGCAAATACACTGTCAATTATGGAATACATCATCTTATGCTTAAAATTACAACATCCATCCTCCATTAAAGAATACATGTTTGGTTAACCTTCACTATGATCACAACTCTAACTGATGCTTAATGAATAACAAACCCAAACAACAAAGAGCCGGCAGAGATGAAACTTCACTCAAGCCTTAAATGGCAAATCAAACCAACCTGTGACCAGATCCACCATTATTGACCTTCAAATCCAGGATTAGACTTTAATTTATTAGAATACAAAAGCAAGTTCAGATTTCAGTAGTTAACACTCAAATATAGGCAGCATGTATTTGATAATGAGATATGTAGGTTGAGATCCAACTAAATATGTGAAATCAGCTACAATTCTAGTCACGAAATTGCAATGGAGACCATTTGTCCTTAACATGCAAATCCATAATAGGTTTTAAGTCTTAAACACATCAAAAATAACATCCATTCATGTTCAAAATAGAACAAACAACCAGTTTATATAATCACAACAAATAACTTTAAAGAATAACCAACATTTCATTGCAAATCAAAACAGATGTACATGTGTGAGATGTGTACCTAAACTCGTAAACAAGCTGAACTTTTGCCAAATAAAGGCTAAGAAAACCAACACGAGATGAATTCAGCAAGAACAATAGCAGGAAACAGAAGAACAACCTCAAGTCTTAGCTAAACAGCAGGGTGACAACAACAGATTTTTCAACAACTCTATGCAATTTTGAAGAAAACAGAAGTTGAATAGCAAATCAAAACAGAGAAAACAGCTTGTGAAAACCTTGATGGAATTTTCAGAGTGTTATCTTTTAGAAATCAGtgtaaaaaatgaagaaaaagagtcTGAATCAGAGAGTAAATGTCCAAAATGAATATGCAGGGGTGCTTTATATAGGGAATATGT
The sequence above is drawn from the Nicotiana tabacum cultivar K326 chromosome 13, ASM71507v2, whole genome shotgun sequence genome and encodes:
- the LOC107775618 gene encoding putative threonine aspartase; the encoded protein is MYGSGCWASSIGPFGAPFIVGCCVSGAGEHLMKGFAARECCISSSLIEENFACKIQCHKILPVKRFLRTVQENIQCGALSSAGFLLVQAEPSRLVAGTLAKLQTVEIAAVYSSSSFGIGYFGSSMNRPKDNSAH
- the LOC107775615 gene encoding uncharacterized protein LOC107775615 isoform X3; amino-acid sequence: MEQQKLMQFLMGLNETYSQSRNQILLTVPSPSLNQAYNMIMQDESQRLQSNMISQCAQPLQQLDLNDSTILASTQGNRFKKNTSLYCDYCNMKGHKRENCYKLVGYPQNAKFNRRKSFDKVQNHEPNQLVGNNFGTTRGPMANNANLTESTASTMLVPCTTGVVPTVTFPVFTPEQYQQILNLIAKEPPSQEAAANMAGPLQWQGEGDW
- the LOC107775615 gene encoding uncharacterized protein LOC107775615 isoform X4, whose protein sequence is MEQQKLMQFLMGLNETYSQSRNQILLTVPSPSLNQAYNMIMQDESQRLQSNMISQCAQPLQQLDLNDSTILASTQGNRFKKNTSLYCDYCNMKGHKRENCYKLVGYPQNAKFNRRKSFDKVQNHEPNQLVGNNFGTTRGPMANNANLTESTASTMLVPCTTGVVPTVTFPVFTPEQYQQILNLIAKEPPSQEAAANMAGFST